The Urbifossiella limnaea nucleotide sequence TTCGACATGGAAGGCCGGGTCCTGATTCCGCTGACACGACTCTACTGGCCCCTGGATTGAATTCGGTCGCGGGCGAGTCTGGCTCGGAACTGCAGGAGCGAAGGCGGAGGCGAGTTGAGCTGAATGCGAGTCGATCACGGCCTCCTGGCGGGGATCATCCCGCCCAGAACTTCCACCACGGGCTGGGTGCAGGGGGCTCGGGCGGGACGACGTTCCTGAGTTTCATGACACGGTCGTGGAGCTTGCCCATCTCGTAGCGGACGTACTCGCCCCGGTTCCTCAGGACGTGTTCCCCCATGGAGTAGAACGGCCCCAGGCACCGCCCGCCGATCTCCAGGTAGCTGCCGGTCTCGTTCTCGTGCGGGTTCATCTCCTCCCACTCCAGGACGGCCCGCTCGGCTTCCGGGTCACCCGTCTCCAGCAGGGCCGCCCGGGCGTCGGCCGTCCGCTCCTGATCGTCCGATGCCTTCAGGGCTCCCAGGAGTTCCTGCAAGCTCCACGGCTTCCCAACGAGGGTGAGGATCGCGGCGACCTCGGTGCGGTCGATCGGCACCTCCGAGATCAGGCCCCGGCGGATGAGCGGCAGGGCCAACTCGGGCGCGTGTTCGAGCGCCACCAACACGGCCTCACCCACCTCGGTCCTCCCCGCCTTCGCGAGCGCGGTGGTCATCTCCGCCTTCCGATAGCCGTGGCGGAGGAGGTACTTGAGCGAGGTCATCCAGATGTGCGGCTGAGGGAGTGGGCCCGAGGGGTCGACGCGGGAGAACAGGGCGTACACGCGGTCGCACCACTTCGGGTCGTCGGCCTTCCCGATTACCGCGAGTGCCGCCGAGACGATCCCGCTCGGCGGCTCGCGCAGCGCGTCCTCCAGATGGCGGTCGAGGTCCGGCGAATTGAGGTCGGCGAGGGCCTGCAGGGCATCGGCACCGACGAATGGCACCTTGAGGTCGCGGCGCACCCGTTGACGCCACAGCTCGCGGCAGCGCTCTGCACGTGGGGCCGTTTCTTCTGCTGCCGGCCAGTCACCGATGAGGGCGGCGAGCCGGGGGCGGCGGCTCGGGTCTTCCCAGGCGGCGCAGAAGGCGTCGATCGCGTCGAGGGCGTCGATGACCCCGTCCGCGAGGCGGTAGGGGTGAGAGTCCCGGCCCTCGAACGGCGTCAGCCCCCCGGCGGCGAGCAAGGAGGCGATGGCGAGGCTGATCGTGCGGGGCGACGGGTGAAGCGCGAGTAGCCGCTCCTCGGGGGGCTCCGGCCGGCGGAGGGATTCGAGGTAGTTCTTGTAGAAGTAGGTGTCGAAGTACTCCGCGGTCTCGCCGTAGAAGTCCACGTCGATCGATTCGCCGTCCACCTTGTGGGTAACACGGCAGCCGCGGCCGTGGAAGTAGTACTCCCATTCCGGCATGCCGGGCACGGGGCCGAGTTGCGGGACGGCCTCCGGGTGCCCCAGCGCGCCGGCGGCGGCGAGGTCCGTGGGCGCGCCCCGGAGCCGGGTGCGGACGAGGTCGGCGACCCAGAACTGCCGCCCCCGGTGGCGGGCGAGCCCGATCAGGGTCCACGTCTCCCACGGGGAGGGGAGCGCGCCGGGTTCGGGGAGGTGACGGACGTCGAACGGAGCGTCAACGCGCGTCAGGGCGGCCAGGAGTGCGTCGAGGCGGGCGTCCATGGGCGGCTCGCGGTCACGGCTTCCCGGCGGGCAGTTCGTCCCCTCCCTCGGTGTACGCCGGCAGGACGTAGACGTTCAGCGTCTTGAGCGGCGTCTCCCCGGTGTACCTACACCCGAACGTCAGACCTGTGTCGGGTCACTTCTTGCTGAGCAGGTGCACGTCGAACCAGTCGGCCAGGGAGGGGAGATCGGGAGCGACCCACGGCCCGAAGTGCCCCTTACCCGGCTTCACCTTCAGTTCGCACGTCGCGCCGCAGTCCATGAGTTTGGCGATCAGGGTCTCGGACTGGGACAGCGGCACCACCTTGTCCTTATCCCCGTGGATGATGAGCGTGGGCGCCGCGCCCATTGCCGCGTGGGTGATCGGCGACGCCTCGCGCCCGATCTCCCGCCGGCGCTCGGGTGACACCGTCACGTACTTCCCGGTAGCCGGGTCCAGTTCACGGAAGTCGAACGGAGCCGCGATCTCTTTCGGGCACGTGCCCTCAAGGGCCGGGAAGTCGGTCGGCGGGAAGAAGCACGCCACCGCAGCCACCTTCGACGACTGACGCTCCACTAGGTCCGTAGCCTTCGGGTCGCCGGGCCGTCCGTCGCATCCGACCATCAGGGACAGGTGCCCGCCCGCCGACCCACCCGCGGCGCCAATCTTTTCCGGATCAATGGTAGCCGTCCGGCGGTGATGCTGATGGCCGCACCACCCCTTTCGAGTCGTCCCATCGGCACCCCGCGGTTACACTCGGCTGAATGTCCGATGTGACCCGTCTCCTGGAAGCCGCCCAAGCCGGTGATCGCCAGGCCGCCGCGGAGTTGCTCCCGCTCGTGTACGACGAGTTGCGGAGGCTCGCGGCCGCCCGCATGGCGGCCGAAGCCCCCGGGCACACGCTCGACGCCACGGCGCTCGTCCACGAGGCCTACCTGCGGCTCGTCGGCGGGGAGAACCGGCCGACGTGGGAGCACCGCCGGCAGTTCGTCGCGGCCGCCGCCGAGGCCATGCGCCGCATCCTCGTCGATCACGCCCGCCGCGCCCGGGCCGAGAAGCGTGGCGGGGACCGCGGACGTGTCCCGATCGACGGCCTCCCGGCGGCCGCCACCGACCCGACCGACTGGGCGGAGGTGGACGACGCCCTGGGCCGGCTCGCCGCTCTCGACGCCGGTGCCGCCGCTGTCGTGCGGCTGAAGGTGTTCGGTGGGGCGTCGGTCGAAGAAGCGGCCGACCTGCTCGGGGTCTCGCGGGCCACGGCGTACCGCGACTGGGCGTTCGCCCGGGCCTGGCTCCGCGACGCACTCGGGCGGTCGGAACAGATCTCAGAAAAAAGCTGAGACGAATCCGGGGCCGTTTCCGCGATATGATCGTCGCGAGAACCCGGAGGCCGCCATGCCCGTCGATCCCAGCCGTTTGAAAGGCGTGTTCACCGAGGCACTCGCGCGAACTGGCCCGGCCGACCGAGCCGCGTACCTCGCAGCGGCGTGCGCCGGCGACGCGGAACTGAGGGTTCGGGTCGAGGCGCTATTGCGGGCCAGCGAAGAGCCGGACTCCTTGCTCGACGCCCCATCGCCCCAAGGCCCGGCCGACGCCACCGGCACATACGACTCGGGCACTCGGCACCCGGTCTCGCTGGCGACCGCCGACTTCGGCCCGGATGGGGCGACCGGCACGTCCGATGACACAACCCGCCGTGAACCCTCGTCGGCCGCCACGGTGGGAACGGTCATCGCCGGCCGTTACACCCTCGTCGAAGTCATCGGCGAGGGCGGCATGGGCTCGGTCTACCTGGCCACCCAGACCGAACCGGTCAAGCGCCAGGTGGCATTGAAGCTCATCAAGACGGGGATGGACTCGAAGGGCGTGCTGGCGCGGTTCGACGCCGAGCGGCAGGCGCTCGCGTTGATGGACCATCCCAACATCGCCCGCATCTACGACGGCGGCGTCACCCCG carries:
- a CDS encoding DUF6896 domain-containing protein, which codes for MDARLDALLAALTRVDAPFDVRHLPEPGALPSPWETWTLIGLARHRGRQFWVADLVRTRLRGAPTDLAAAGALGHPEAVPQLGPVPGMPEWEYYFHGRGCRVTHKVDGESIDVDFYGETAEYFDTYFYKNYLESLRRPEPPEERLLALHPSPRTISLAIASLLAAGGLTPFEGRDSHPYRLADGVIDALDAIDAFCAAWEDPSRRPRLAALIGDWPAAEETAPRAERCRELWRQRVRRDLKVPFVGADALQALADLNSPDLDRHLEDALREPPSGIVSAALAVIGKADDPKWCDRVYALFSRVDPSGPLPQPHIWMTSLKYLLRHGYRKAEMTTALAKAGRTEVGEAVLVALEHAPELALPLIRRGLISEVPIDRTEVAAILTLVGKPWSLQELLGALKASDDQERTADARAALLETGDPEAERAVLEWEEMNPHENETGSYLEIGGRCLGPFYSMGEHVLRNRGEYVRYEMGKLHDRVMKLRNVVPPEPPAPSPWWKFWAG
- a CDS encoding ECF-type sigma factor, coding for MSDVTRLLEAAQAGDRQAAAELLPLVYDELRRLAAARMAAEAPGHTLDATALVHEAYLRLVGGENRPTWEHRRQFVAAAAEAMRRILVDHARRARAEKRGGDRGRVPIDGLPAAATDPTDWAEVDDALGRLAALDAGAAAVVRLKVFGGASVEEAADLLGVSRATAYRDWAFARAWLRDALGRSEQISEKS